TTTGACATAGACGAAACTATCTCTTGATGATCATTATGGCAAAGTAAGGAAACTTTCGAGAGCGGATGAAATCCCTATCAGACGTGTAGATCTCCCTATCCGGTAGTCCGACATTTTCAAAGTAATGAAATGTGGCATCCGGGATGCTTTGCATCGCTTTCTTGATGGCTTCTTCGTGCAGGGACAGCTTCATGATAACGACGGTTCCACCCTGACCCAAGATGGCTGAGATACGTTCGGTCGTGATATTTGTCGGGATGACATTGAGCACTTCATCTTGGCTTACGATGTGTAGCCGTGCCAATGCACCACAAGCTATGAAGGCCGGTACGCCTGCCACACGTCCTGTGTCTATTCCCATCTCAAAGAGGTAATCCGAAATATAATGTGCTGATGAGTAAAACCCACAGTCGCCCTCTGCAACGAATGCGATTTCTTTGCCACTCTCATAATCTTCACGAATTCTTTTTGCAACTGTAAGGTAAGCCTCCTCAGCACCACTGCGTTCTCTGCTCATTGGGACATGAAAGAGCTCGATCTTTTGTTTGTCAATCCCAACTTCCAGCATGATGTCCAATGAACGAGAGACTACCTTTTCTTTGAGTATGGTTGCAGGGCAGTATATGGTATCAACCTTTTGTAATGTCCTTAGAGCCTTTAAGGTGATCAGTTCGGGATCTCCCGGGCCGAGGGAGACACAGATGGGTAAAGTTGTAGACATATGCT
This is a stretch of genomic DNA from Porphyromonas cangingivalis. It encodes these proteins:
- the cobI gene encoding precorrin-2 C(20)-methyltransferase; this encodes MSTTLPICVSLGPGDPELITLKALRTLQKVDTIYCPATILKEKVVSRSLDIMLEVGIDKQKIELFHVPMSRERSGAEEAYLTVAKRIREDYESGKEIAFVAEGDCGFYSSAHYISDYLFEMGIDTGRVAGVPAFIACGALARLHIVSQDEVLNVIPTNITTERISAILGQGGTVVIMKLSLHEEAIKKAMQSIPDATFHYFENVGLPDREIYTSDRDFIRSRKFPYFAIMIIKR